From Salinirubellus salinus, the proteins below share one genomic window:
- a CDS encoding crotonase/enoyl-CoA hydratase family protein, producing the protein MTVHYDREGPVAVVTVDRPERRNAIDHATSEALGDAFDRFEDEDDAHVAVLTGSEGTFSAGADLKAMDLEDTPDGWLGFTRRRLEKPTIAAVEGHCVAGGIEMALWCDIRVAARGATFGCFERRFGVPLVDGGTQRLPRVVGLGRALDMILTGRAVDAETAERWGLATRLVDEGEALDAAVELGERLAEFPQETMLTDREAVYDGVGTPLQQGLGLEGWYGSRALQTAMEGAERFAGGEGRSGEGIEDENGDD; encoded by the coding sequence ATGACCGTCCACTACGACCGGGAGGGGCCGGTGGCCGTCGTCACCGTCGACCGACCCGAGCGACGCAACGCCATCGACCACGCCACGAGCGAGGCGCTCGGCGACGCCTTCGACCGCTTCGAGGACGAGGACGACGCCCACGTCGCCGTCCTCACCGGGAGCGAGGGCACCTTCTCCGCCGGTGCCGACCTGAAGGCGATGGACCTCGAGGACACCCCCGACGGCTGGCTGGGGTTCACCCGCCGTCGGCTGGAGAAGCCGACCATCGCGGCCGTCGAGGGCCACTGCGTCGCCGGCGGTATCGAGATGGCACTCTGGTGTGACATCCGCGTCGCGGCTCGCGGAGCCACGTTCGGCTGTTTCGAACGCCGCTTCGGCGTCCCACTCGTCGACGGCGGCACGCAGCGACTCCCGCGTGTCGTGGGCCTCGGCCGGGCGCTCGACATGATCCTCACGGGCCGTGCTGTGGACGCCGAGACGGCCGAGCGCTGGGGGCTGGCGACCCGACTGGTCGACGAGGGGGAGGCGCTCGACGCCGCCGTCGAACTCGGCGAGCGACTCGCCGAGTTCCCGCAGGAGACGATGCTCACCGACCGCGAGGCGGTCTACGACGGCGTCGGCACCCCGCTCCAGCAGGGACTCGGACTGGAGGGGTGGTACGGCTCCCGAGCGCTCCAGACGGCGATGGAGGGCGCCGAGCGGTTCGCCGGTGGGGAGGGAAGAAGCGGCGAGGGTATCGAGGACGAGAACGGGGACGACTGA